The Mucilaginibacter gracilis genomic interval GGGTGATATGGAGTTTGGGATTGTTAGTTTTAAAGGGGTATAATATTACCTTGTTAACAGGCATTATTCCGCCGCTTATTGTTATCATCGGTATACCCAACAGTATATTTTTACTCAATAAATATTACCACGAGTTTGCCCTTACCGGCGATAAAATGGCTTCGTTGCATACCGTGATAGAAAAAGTGGGTATTACCACCTTTATAGCCAACATTACCACCGCCATTGGTTTTGGCGTGCTGTGCTTTACCAACAGCCAAATATTAACCGAGTTTGGCCTTATAGCTTCGGTAAGTATTATGCTCACCTTTGTGCTTACGCTGATACTCATCCCCATTATTTTTAGTTACCTGCCCGCACCCGGCAAAAGCCAGAGCGGTATTAAAGATGGCAAGGTGATGAAGGCTTTGCTGCTCAAGGTTAATTATTTGGTACACCACCAGCGCAAGCTTATTTATGGCGGCGTTATGGTGCTGTTGCTGATAAGCGGCTACGGGCTTTCGCTTATTAACGTGAACAGTTATATTGTGGACGACCTGCCTAAAAAAAGCAGTACCCTAACCGACCTTAAATTTTTTGAATATAACTTTAAAGGCGTTTTGCCTTTAGATGTGAGTATTGATACCAAACGCAAAAACGGGTTGATGAACCTGGCCATGATACACAAGTTGGAGCGGTTGGAAAACCTCATATCGTCGTACCCGGAGTTTAGCCGGTCCATTTCGTTAACGCAGGTTTTGAAATACTCTACCCAGGCCTTTTATGGTGGCGATAGTAGTTATTACCGTTTACCTGACGATATGGAGCAAAACTTTATTTTGGGTTATGCGGCAAACTCGGGCAAGAGCAACAATATGCTGCATAATTACCTGGACAGCACCAAGCAAATTACCCGTGTAAGTTTCCAGATGGTGGATGTGGGCTCCAAAAAGCTTAACGTAATTTTTGATGGTTTAAGGCCGCGGATCGATTCGATATTCAATCCTGAAAAATATCATGTGGAGCTTACAGGCAGTAGCGTTATTTTTGTGAAGGGTGCTAACTACATGGTTAAAAACCTGTACCAAAGCCTGGGCCTCGCTATTATATTAATTGCCTTGGTGATGTGGATATTGTTTCGCGGTGTGCGCATGATAGCTATTTCTATTTTACCCAACCTTATTCCGCTTATTTTTACTGCCGGAATTATGGGTTATTTGGGTATTGCGCTAAAGCCTTCAACTATTTTGATTTTCAGTATAGCGATGGGTATATCAAGCGACCAAACCATTTACTTTTTAACCCGTTACCGCAACGAATTGCGTACCACAGGTAAAAGTATATCGCAGATAGTGGCCGACACGATTGCGGAAACGGGTATCAGCATGATTTATATTGCTACTATTTTGTTTTTTGGCTTCGGCGTATTTGCGGCCTCAACCTTTGGCGGCACGGTGGCACTGGGTATACTGCTATCGGTTACGTTACTTGTGGCCATGATATGTAACCTTACCCTGCTGCCAGCCTTCTTACTGAGCGCGGAGAAGTTTATTGATAAGCGGAAAAGCCGCGATACAGATACCCAGGCGCAGGATATTTAGTAGCGTTTTGACCGTACGGGAATCAACTGCATTTTTCGGCGGTTAAAAAACAAGGCTATAATGGCCATGCTGCCAATGCCGCAAACAAATGCCGGTGCTATTGATTTTAAAAGCGAATTATCAAACAATAAAGTAGTTACCAGGATATACAAACTTGAGCTAACTACAAAACCTAAGGTAAGAGCCAATACTTTTTTCATTGAGAGTGATTGTTTGTTATTTTTAAAGATAACGATTTTTAACACACAATCAATATTATTGCTTGTAAATATGTTATTAACTTTACTTTGATATGAATTTACACCTGCAACATCAAACAGCTTTGGTATTGGCCGCCAGCAAAGGGCTTGGCCGCGCCGTGGCAACAACAT includes:
- a CDS encoding efflux RND transporter permease subunit yields the protein MIWKKIATLILKNRLTILFIVLVLSTFMGFEASKVRLTYNAGKILPVTDSAYIHYMHFRKLFGEDATAMVLGVKSPNLFRKDFFNDWYLLGHNIGKIKGISGVVSLANIYKLQKDTAQHRFVLKPLITHTLATQQAVDSVRQQVYNMPFYKGLILSGDKQSSLMAISLDTKILNTPQRDKVIAAILAQIKPFEARQNITVHVSGQPYIRTVVSKLVSNEFVLFLGLSLGITAVILLLFFRSFYPVIFPVIVVVFGVIWSLGLLVLKGYNITLLTGIIPPLIVIIGIPNSIFLLNKYYHEFALTGDKMASLHTVIEKVGITTFIANITTAIGFGVLCFTNSQILTEFGLIASVSIMLTFVLTLILIPIIFSYLPAPGKSQSGIKDGKVMKALLLKVNYLVHHQRKLIYGGVMVLLLISGYGLSLINVNSYIVDDLPKKSSTLTDLKFFEYNFKGVLPLDVSIDTKRKNGLMNLAMIHKLERLENLISSYPEFSRSISLTQVLKYSTQAFYGGDSSYYRLPDDMEQNFILGYAANSGKSNNMLHNYLDSTKQITRVSFQMVDVGSKKLNVIFDGLRPRIDSIFNPEKYHVELTGSSVIFVKGANYMVKNLYQSLGLAIILIALVMWILFRGVRMIAISILPNLIPLIFTAGIMGYLGIALKPSTILIFSIAMGISSDQTIYFLTRYRNELRTTGKSISQIVADTIAETGISMIYIATILFFGFGVFAASTFGGTVALGILLSVTLLVAMICNLTLLPAFLLSAEKFIDKRKSRDTDTQAQDI